A window of Corallococcus macrosporus DSM 14697 contains these coding sequences:
- a CDS encoding SMP-30/gluconolactonase/LRE family protein, producing MRTTDVARHDEAKCLWPARATLGEGPFWMAAEGALYWLDIPGRKVHRLELGGGAQATWDTPLRIASLAPRRSGGFIAGTEQGLAFYEPRTGRLERMLDPEPQRPHNRCNDGKVDAEGRFWVGTMDDDEKAPTGALYRFDAQGHLARIDEGYTVTNGPAFSPDGRTLYVNDSPRRVTYAFDLAPDGTASRRREFLRFEEAHGFPDGMTVDAEGGLWIAFYAGGCVRRFSPTGDWLAEYRLPVSKTTSVAFGGERLDRLFVTTGRVGLGAAEVEAQPLAGGLFELDPGVRGVAPVPYAG from the coding sequence ATGCGCACCACCGATGTCGCCCGGCATGATGAAGCGAAGTGCCTCTGGCCCGCACGGGCCACGCTCGGCGAGGGCCCCTTCTGGATGGCCGCGGAGGGCGCGCTGTACTGGCTCGACATTCCGGGCCGCAAGGTGCACCGGCTGGAGCTCGGCGGGGGTGCCCAGGCGACGTGGGACACGCCCTTGCGCATCGCCTCGCTGGCGCCCAGGCGGAGCGGAGGCTTCATCGCGGGGACGGAGCAGGGCCTGGCCTTCTATGAGCCCCGGACCGGGCGCCTGGAGCGGATGCTCGACCCAGAGCCCCAGCGTCCCCACAACCGCTGCAATGACGGGAAGGTGGACGCGGAGGGGCGCTTCTGGGTGGGCACCATGGATGACGACGAGAAGGCGCCCACGGGCGCCCTCTACCGCTTCGACGCCCAGGGGCACCTGGCCCGAATCGATGAGGGCTACACCGTGACGAACGGCCCGGCCTTCAGCCCGGACGGGCGGACCCTCTACGTGAATGACTCGCCCCGGCGCGTCACCTACGCCTTCGACCTGGCCCCGGACGGCACGGCCTCCCGCCGCCGCGAGTTCCTCCGCTTCGAGGAGGCCCACGGCTTCCCCGACGGCATGACGGTGGACGCGGAGGGGGGGCTGTGGATTGCCTTCTACGCTGGAGGCTGCGTGCGCCGCTTCTCCCCCACGGGAGACTGGCTCGCCGAATACCGGCTGCCCGTGTCGAAGACGACCAGCGTCGCCTTCGGTGGTGAGCGGTTGGACCGGCTCTTCGTCACCACCGGGCGTGTCGGCCTCGGCGCCGCGGAGGTCGAGGCCCAGCCCCTGGCGGGCGGGCTCTTCGAGCTGGACCCCGGGGTCCGGGGCGTGGCGCCCGTGCCCTACGCGGGCTGA
- a CDS encoding FAD-binding oxidoreductase → MTPNELEERCRAVDWAALGRTLQGSVILTGDERMVLAKKQFAAGQPLPLPQALVQCRSASDVQRTLALLVARSLPFSVRSGGHCFADLSSSAGVVLDLSEMNHVECQGDVALAEPGAHASRVSRALAAHGRVLPTGGCGLVALGGLGLVGGFGFLGRRYGLTADQIERMDVVLADGRLVRASRDEAQDLYWALRGAGSGGFGIVTRLALRTFPLEPLTLCHGQWPLSEAAALVALWQAWAPEADPDVNLELGLALLDDDETPPYVELFGVILGNEARASEHFEALKRRLGPLASALHGRRLAPAQAADYLVGVLNHDGEPAWMPSLPYRDVAYQFTRSNFFDAPLGADAIRACVEALTVDRRYAQHRELEFIPWGGAYARGDDTSCFPHRGARMMVRHTTVVGARSTPELREHARGWVDASWDTVRPQGHAGVYSGYADRRLEGWQRAYYGEHFPRLQQVKQKYDPGNVFRHAQSFGSL, encoded by the coding sequence ATGACTCCGAATGAACTCGAGGAACGCTGCCGTGCCGTGGATTGGGCGGCGCTGGGGCGGACGCTTCAAGGCTCGGTGATTCTCACGGGGGACGAGCGGATGGTGCTGGCGAAGAAGCAGTTCGCCGCGGGCCAGCCGCTGCCGCTCCCCCAGGCCCTGGTCCAATGCCGGAGCGCCTCGGATGTGCAGCGGACGCTGGCCTTGCTCGTCGCGCGGTCGCTGCCGTTCTCGGTGCGCAGCGGGGGGCACTGCTTCGCCGACCTGTCCTCCAGCGCGGGGGTGGTGCTGGACCTCTCGGAGATGAACCACGTCGAGTGCCAGGGCGACGTCGCCCTCGCGGAGCCTGGGGCACACGCGTCGCGGGTCAGCCGCGCCCTGGCCGCGCACGGCCGCGTCCTGCCCACGGGCGGGTGTGGGCTCGTCGCGCTGGGCGGGCTCGGGCTCGTGGGCGGGTTCGGCTTCCTGGGGCGCCGCTACGGGCTCACCGCCGACCAGATTGAGCGCATGGACGTGGTGCTCGCGGACGGGCGGCTTGTCCGCGCGAGCCGGGACGAGGCGCAAGACTTGTACTGGGCGCTGCGCGGGGCCGGGAGCGGGGGCTTCGGCATCGTCACGCGCCTGGCGCTGCGGACCTTCCCCCTGGAGCCGCTGACGCTCTGCCATGGCCAGTGGCCGCTGTCCGAGGCCGCCGCGCTGGTGGCGCTGTGGCAGGCGTGGGCACCCGAGGCGGACCCGGACGTCAACCTGGAGCTGGGGCTCGCGCTGCTCGACGATGATGAGACCCCGCCGTATGTGGAGCTCTTTGGCGTCATCCTGGGGAACGAGGCGCGGGCGTCAGAGCACTTCGAGGCGCTGAAGCGGCGGCTCGGCCCGCTGGCGTCCGCGCTCCACGGGAGACGGCTGGCGCCGGCCCAGGCCGCGGACTACCTGGTGGGCGTGCTGAACCATGACGGGGAGCCCGCGTGGATGCCGAGCCTGCCGTACCGGGATGTGGCCTATCAGTTCACCCGCTCCAACTTCTTCGACGCGCCGCTGGGCGCCGACGCGATTCGCGCCTGTGTCGAAGCGCTGACCGTGGACCGCCGCTACGCGCAGCACCGGGAGCTGGAGTTCATCCCCTGGGGTGGCGCCTACGCGCGCGGAGATGACACCTCCTGCTTCCCGCACCGTGGCGCGCGCATGATGGTCCGCCACACGACGGTGGTCGGCGCGCGCTCGACGCCGGAGCTGCGGGAGCACGCGCGAGGCTGGGTCGATGCGTCCTGGGACACCGTGCGCCCCCAGGGGCACGCCGGGGTCTACTCCGGTTACGCGGACCGCCGCCTGGAGGGTTGGCAGCGTGCGTACTACGGCGAGCACTTCCCCCGGCTCCAGCAGGTGAAACAGAAGTACGACCCGGGCAACGTCTTCCGGCATGCGCAGTCGTTCGGAAGTCTCTGA
- a CDS encoding heme exporter protein CcmB: MSAPRPRPIGLLAATFALLRKDLLIEWRTRARLNAIIFFALATLLMFSFALGPDTRLLEKNAGGYFWLAILFSSVLALGETFRVESENACLDGIRLAPADARAIFLSKALGNALLLTALGALLVPVMVALYGVRIVTSVADLGLILLLGCLALSAPGTVYAAISSNARARDVLLPLLLFPLVIPALLSAAKATTLVLQGDPMNQFGSWLGLLGGFNLIYWGVGFLLFPRIIED, translated from the coding sequence ATGAGCGCTCCGCGTCCCCGCCCCATTGGCCTGCTGGCGGCCACCTTCGCCCTGCTGCGCAAGGACCTGCTCATCGAGTGGCGCACCCGCGCGCGCCTCAACGCCATCATCTTCTTCGCGCTCGCCACGCTGCTGATGTTCTCCTTCGCGCTGGGGCCGGACACCCGGCTGCTGGAGAAGAACGCGGGCGGCTACTTCTGGCTGGCCATCCTCTTCTCCAGCGTGCTCGCCCTGGGAGAGACGTTCCGCGTCGAGTCGGAGAACGCCTGCCTGGACGGCATCCGCCTGGCCCCCGCCGACGCCCGCGCCATCTTCCTGTCCAAGGCCCTGGGCAACGCCCTGCTGCTGACGGCCCTGGGCGCGCTGCTGGTGCCCGTGATGGTGGCCCTGTATGGGGTGCGCATCGTCACCAGCGTGGCGGACCTGGGGCTCATCCTCCTGCTCGGCTGCCTGGCGCTGAGCGCCCCCGGTACGGTCTACGCCGCGATTTCGAGCAATGCCCGGGCACGGGACGTGCTCCTGCCTTTGCTATTGTTCCCGCTCGTCATCCCGGCCCTGCTCTCCGCGGCCAAGGCGACCACGCTCGTACTCCAAGGAGACCCCATGAATCAGTTTGGCTCATGGCTGGGGCTTTTGGGCGGATTCAATCTGATTTATTGGGGCGTAGGCTTCTTGCTGTTCCCGCGGATCATCGAGGACTGA
- a CDS encoding ABC transporter ATP-binding protein, whose translation MERPYWHLGGDAPTHPGVLALVRRVGLAVRPVVSVLRRASPRVAAAVVVLQLLAGAATTSTLLLGTEVLGRLLAQAPGFSQPRVVLGPLLLLGLMLLVKLGLDSATAMMGAYLAPRVHRVAEEALFRVSLDVELACFDDPAFYDRLHRARDRGLMHLEGATTALVEALSALFSVGGAALALLWLHPLLLPLLVVALLPEGWAALHAARLQYVGMATTISLTRQAQMMAELATQRESAPEIRANQAQDYILAEYRQSAVALQDHLVHLGLLGAKAALWGRLMSGLGLVATFVALGMMLHAQWLGLAVAGTAVMAIRSASTALTQLMVMMHGLFEKGLYISDYREFIEESSSRVRPPSGVEAPEQPGRIELQGVSFQYPGQEGRLALRDISLTLEAGQSIALVGENGSGKSTLARLIGGLYHPSAGRIAWDGVDVRELTPDSVADRVVMVLQDPIRWPRSARDNVRLGRHRRVDPDARALREAAEQSRAHEVIDTLPRGWETLLSRQFLGGQDLSGGQWQRLAVARGLYRDAPLVILDEPTAPLDAKAEHAVYESLRKLARGRTVVLITHRLASVRNADRIYFLERGALVEQGRHEELMRENGRYAELYRLQTKLHGLDDDSE comes from the coding sequence TTGGAGCGCCCCTACTGGCACCTGGGTGGGGACGCACCAACTCACCCGGGCGTCCTCGCGCTCGTGCGGCGGGTGGGTCTGGCGGTGCGGCCCGTGGTGTCGGTGCTGCGCCGCGCCTCGCCGCGCGTCGCCGCGGCCGTGGTCGTCCTCCAACTGCTCGCGGGCGCCGCGACGACGTCCACCCTGCTGCTGGGGACGGAGGTGCTGGGGCGGCTGTTGGCGCAGGCGCCGGGCTTCTCGCAGCCCCGGGTGGTGCTGGGGCCGCTGTTGCTGCTGGGGTTGATGTTGCTGGTGAAGCTGGGCCTGGACTCCGCCACGGCGATGATGGGCGCGTACCTGGCGCCCAGGGTGCACCGGGTCGCCGAGGAGGCGCTGTTCCGGGTCAGCCTCGACGTGGAGTTGGCGTGCTTCGACGACCCGGCGTTCTACGACCGGCTGCACCGCGCGAGGGACCGGGGGCTGATGCACCTGGAGGGCGCGACGACCGCGCTGGTGGAGGCGCTCAGCGCGCTGTTCTCCGTGGGCGGCGCGGCGCTGGCGCTCCTGTGGCTGCACCCGCTGCTCCTGCCGCTGCTCGTGGTCGCGCTGCTTCCAGAGGGCTGGGCGGCGCTCCACGCGGCGCGGCTCCAGTACGTGGGGATGGCGACGACCATCTCCCTGACGCGGCAGGCGCAGATGATGGCGGAGCTCGCCACGCAGCGGGAGTCCGCGCCGGAGATTCGCGCCAACCAGGCGCAGGACTACATCCTGGCCGAGTACCGGCAGAGCGCCGTGGCGCTTCAGGACCACCTGGTCCACCTGGGGCTCCTGGGCGCGAAGGCGGCGCTGTGGGGCCGGCTCATGTCGGGGCTGGGGCTGGTGGCGACCTTCGTCGCGCTGGGGATGATGCTCCACGCGCAATGGCTGGGGCTGGCCGTGGCGGGGACGGCGGTGATGGCCATCCGGAGCGCGAGCACGGCGCTGACCCAGTTGATGGTGATGATGCACGGGCTGTTCGAGAAGGGCCTGTACATCAGCGACTACCGCGAGTTCATCGAGGAGTCGTCGTCGCGCGTCCGCCCTCCGTCGGGCGTGGAGGCCCCGGAGCAGCCCGGCCGTATCGAGCTTCAAGGCGTCAGCTTCCAGTACCCGGGCCAGGAGGGGCGGCTGGCGCTGCGCGACATCTCCCTGACGTTGGAGGCGGGGCAGAGCATCGCGCTCGTTGGGGAGAATGGCTCGGGCAAGAGCACCCTGGCCCGGCTCATTGGCGGGCTCTACCACCCGAGCGCCGGCCGCATCGCCTGGGATGGCGTGGACGTGAGGGAGCTAACCCCGGACAGCGTGGCGGACCGGGTGGTGATGGTGTTGCAGGACCCCATCCGCTGGCCGCGCAGCGCGCGCGACAACGTCCGCCTGGGGCGTCACCGGCGTGTGGACCCCGACGCCCGCGCGCTGCGCGAAGCGGCCGAGCAGTCACGCGCGCACGAGGTCATCGACACGCTGCCCCGGGGCTGGGAGACGCTGCTGTCGCGGCAGTTCCTGGGGGGCCAGGACCTCTCCGGGGGCCAGTGGCAGCGGCTCGCCGTGGCGCGTGGGCTGTACCGGGATGCGCCGCTGGTCATCCTGGACGAGCCCACGGCGCCGCTGGACGCGAAGGCGGAGCACGCCGTCTACGAATCCCTCCGGAAGCTGGCCCGAGGCCGCACCGTGGTGCTCATCACGCACCGGCTGGCGAGCGTGCGCAACGCCGACCGCATCTACTTCCTGGAGCGCGGCGCCTTGGTGGAGCAGGGGCGTCACGAGGAGTTGATGCGGGAGAACGGGCGGTACGCCGAACTCTATCGGCTTCAGACGAAGCTGCATGGACTGGACGATGACTCCGAATGA
- a CDS encoding cytochrome c maturation protein CcmE, with amino-acid sequence MSPVARNRLIALGALLVAGAGLGFVAFGNIGENLVYYWSPSEMLGQGSKAYSATIRLGGVVEPGSIQWNAEHTTLHFRVADDAKEGAPSVLVRSTETPPQMFRDKIGVVVEGTYDKSGVFSSNRLMVNHSNEYRAPKEGEDPGKWQETLSDATTAVGAK; translated from the coding sequence ATGTCTCCTGTCGCGCGAAACCGTCTGATTGCCCTGGGGGCCCTGCTCGTCGCGGGCGCCGGCCTGGGGTTCGTGGCCTTCGGCAACATCGGGGAGAACCTCGTCTACTACTGGAGCCCGTCGGAGATGCTGGGCCAGGGCTCCAAGGCGTACTCGGCCACCATCCGCCTGGGCGGCGTGGTGGAGCCGGGCAGCATCCAGTGGAACGCCGAGCACACCACCCTGCACTTCCGCGTGGCGGATGACGCCAAGGAAGGCGCGCCCAGCGTGCTGGTGCGCTCCACGGAGACGCCGCCGCAGATGTTCCGCGACAAGATTGGCGTCGTGGTGGAGGGCACCTACGACAAGTCCGGCGTCTTCAGCTCCAACCGGCTGATGGTGAACCACTCCAACGAGTACCGCGCCCCCAAGGAGGGTGAGGACCCCGGCAAGTGGCAGGAGACGCTCTCCGACGCCACCACGGCGGTGGGTGCGAAGTGA
- a CDS encoding zinc ribbon domain-containing protein, with amino-acid sequence MRCPECGEDSNARLRYCENCGATMPEPPRGTGARAALRPSRPQRDLSQPAYAADILDEAEEHAQPYAGRDAPEIPPEDQTDPGQSAPPYDGPKWLAHVPAHSPTVLGVIGVGCAVILSTLLSSSGPGLLGALLAVVSGAVLVARELRAAEQSPGFTERMPAVLMTPEAAATATAVMVALALRSLSLGVLPLLMVAGVGLVAHDQYRKVIAGEDGVGAYFDPRQLLVMPRLVGLGGVVVCLLALFAPWGTATLDVGGIPANAPIPQGPPELRVIATQRPTDDILYSYGGGVTHLRGWDLPASVVVELALLAVLALLALRPEVERPSWTRYLPVGAVALALGFAGLNMRLLPGPFAFVFGLGAVGFLAVQHLRAERAAELPARQYDDAEEETEEAG; translated from the coding sequence ATGCGGTGCCCGGAGTGTGGTGAAGACTCCAATGCCCGGTTGAGGTACTGCGAGAACTGCGGCGCGACGATGCCCGAGCCGCCCAGGGGAACGGGCGCCCGGGCCGCGCTCCGGCCCTCGCGCCCCCAACGCGACCTGTCGCAGCCCGCCTACGCGGCGGACATCCTGGACGAGGCGGAGGAGCACGCGCAGCCCTACGCGGGCCGTGACGCCCCCGAGATCCCGCCCGAGGACCAGACGGACCCGGGCCAGTCCGCCCCGCCCTACGACGGGCCGAAGTGGCTGGCGCACGTGCCGGCCCACTCACCCACGGTGCTGGGCGTCATCGGGGTGGGCTGCGCCGTCATCCTCTCCACCCTGCTCTCCTCCTCCGGCCCGGGCCTGCTCGGGGCGCTGCTGGCGGTGGTGAGCGGCGCGGTGCTCGTCGCGCGGGAGCTGCGCGCGGCGGAGCAGTCACCGGGCTTCACCGAGCGGATGCCCGCGGTGCTGATGACGCCGGAGGCCGCCGCCACCGCCACCGCGGTGATGGTGGCGCTGGCGCTGCGCTCGCTCAGCCTGGGCGTGCTCCCGCTGCTGATGGTGGCCGGCGTGGGCCTGGTGGCGCATGACCAATACCGCAAGGTCATCGCGGGCGAGGACGGCGTGGGCGCGTACTTCGACCCCCGCCAGCTCCTGGTCATGCCGCGGCTCGTGGGCCTGGGTGGCGTGGTGGTGTGCCTCCTGGCGCTCTTCGCGCCCTGGGGCACGGCGACGCTGGACGTGGGCGGCATCCCGGCCAACGCGCCCATCCCCCAGGGCCCGCCCGAGCTCCGCGTCATCGCCACGCAGCGGCCCACGGACGACATCCTCTACAGCTACGGCGGCGGCGTCACCCACCTGCGGGGCTGGGACCTGCCGGCGTCCGTGGTGGTGGAGCTGGCGCTGCTGGCCGTGCTCGCCCTGCTGGCGCTGCGCCCGGAGGTGGAGCGTCCATCCTGGACGCGCTACCTGCCCGTGGGCGCGGTGGCCCTGGCGCTGGGCTTCGCGGGGCTGAACATGCGCCTGCTCCCCGGGCCCTTCGCCTTCGTCTTCGGCCTGGGCGCGGTGGGCTTCCTCGCGGTGCAGCACCTGCGCGCGGAGCGCGCCGCCGAGCTGCCCGCGCGGCAGTACGACGACGCCGAGGAGGAAACCGAAGAGGCGGGCTGA
- a CDS encoding TlpA family protein disulfide reductase, with protein sequence MKGWRYTLGFVVLCAGLLFVLFKGFGRNPHEVPFMMKGKPAPDFGLRALDSGELVSLADLKGRPVVINFWASWCGPCRVEHPVLEWGARQYGSQAVFLGVVFQDTDDNARGFLQQYGASFPQLVDPRSRMALDYGVAGVPETYFIDPNGVIRGKHVGPIDPQTLALRIQELATPSAPAEAARN encoded by the coding sequence ATGAAGGGCTGGCGCTACACGCTGGGCTTCGTCGTCCTCTGCGCGGGGCTGCTGTTCGTGCTCTTCAAGGGCTTCGGGCGCAACCCGCACGAGGTCCCCTTCATGATGAAGGGCAAGCCGGCCCCGGACTTCGGGCTGCGCGCATTGGACAGCGGGGAGCTGGTGAGCCTGGCGGACCTCAAGGGCCGGCCGGTGGTCATCAACTTCTGGGCGTCCTGGTGCGGGCCGTGCCGCGTCGAGCACCCCGTGCTGGAGTGGGGCGCCCGCCAGTACGGCTCGCAGGCGGTGTTCCTGGGCGTGGTGTTCCAGGACACCGACGACAACGCGCGCGGCTTCCTCCAGCAGTACGGGGCCAGCTTCCCGCAGCTCGTGGACCCGCGCTCGCGGATGGCGCTGGATTACGGCGTGGCGGGCGTGCCGGAGACGTACTTCATCGACCCCAACGGCGTCATCCGGGGCAAGCACGTGGGCCCCATCGACCCGCAGACGCTGGCCCTGCGCATCCAGGAGCTGGCCACGCCCTCCGCCCCCGCCGAGGCCGCACGGAATTAG
- a CDS encoding heme lyase CcmF/NrfE family subunit, protein MNGTVGYGLVLGGLAFAAFGALVGLVSGLRRSDAGFPWVMRAVWGFAACMIGSNLVMVHALVTHDFSVRYVAQVGSRATPLVYTVVSLWSALEGSILFWGLIMGGYIAAFAYIHRKEHARYMQLALGTMLAVGVFFAFLIAGPANPWGAVSPVPADGPGPNPLLQNHVLMVIHPPMLYLGYVGMTVPFGVAVAGLLRGEIGEAWMAPLRRWTLVAWLFLSIGIILGAWWAYAVLGWGGYWAWDPVENASFLPWLTATAFMHSTMVQERKRMLKLWTLSLALASFVLTILGTFMTRSGIFNSVHSFTQSDIGPTFLVFLGVLLVLCVGLLAVRGPLLVPEGTLASPLSRESSILVNNLVFVAITFTVLLGTLYPLISEAVRGVRVSVGEPYFNKMAVPGGIAVLFLMGVGPVLPWGKPDPATLRRQFIIPAVVGLVVTAVCFAVGLRGVYPLMTFGLAGFVTVVTLRELVAPVRVRMSERKEGFVTALTTSALKAQRRFGGYVVHLGIVLIIVAVAASSAYVEHTSGTLKKGQVIELGGYQMKYLGLVSGEEAHRTYVAARVEVTSPGGKVSELKPRLNYYERSTDPIGTPGVRETPAEDLYMSLMAFSEQAGTASFNVWVFPLVGWIWWSIPLLVLGTLIALWPRRKAAVAMAGAPAVGASPLTGGDAERGAA, encoded by the coding sequence GTGAACGGAACCGTGGGTTACGGCCTGGTGCTCGGGGGGCTCGCGTTCGCGGCCTTCGGCGCGCTCGTGGGCCTGGTGAGCGGCCTGCGCCGCAGTGACGCGGGCTTCCCGTGGGTGATGCGCGCGGTGTGGGGCTTCGCCGCGTGCATGATTGGCTCCAACCTGGTGATGGTCCACGCGCTCGTCACGCACGACTTCAGCGTGCGCTACGTGGCGCAGGTGGGCAGCCGGGCCACGCCGCTGGTCTACACCGTCGTCTCGCTGTGGAGCGCCCTGGAGGGGTCCATCCTCTTCTGGGGGCTCATCATGGGCGGCTACATCGCCGCCTTCGCGTACATCCACCGCAAGGAGCACGCGCGCTACATGCAGCTCGCGCTGGGCACCATGCTGGCGGTGGGCGTCTTCTTCGCCTTCCTCATCGCGGGCCCGGCCAACCCCTGGGGCGCGGTGTCCCCGGTGCCGGCGGACGGCCCCGGCCCCAACCCGCTGCTGCAGAACCATGTCCTGATGGTCATCCACCCGCCCATGCTGTACCTGGGCTACGTGGGCATGACGGTGCCCTTCGGCGTCGCGGTGGCGGGCCTGCTGCGCGGCGAGATTGGCGAGGCGTGGATGGCGCCCCTGCGGCGCTGGACGCTGGTGGCGTGGCTCTTCCTGTCCATTGGCATCATCCTGGGCGCCTGGTGGGCCTACGCTGTGCTGGGCTGGGGCGGCTACTGGGCGTGGGACCCGGTGGAGAACGCGTCCTTCCTGCCCTGGCTGACGGCCACGGCGTTCATGCACTCCACCATGGTGCAGGAGCGCAAGCGGATGCTGAAGCTGTGGACGCTCAGCCTCGCGCTCGCGTCCTTCGTGCTCACCATCCTGGGCACGTTCATGACGCGCTCGGGCATCTTCAACTCGGTGCACTCCTTCACCCAGTCGGACATCGGGCCCACCTTCCTGGTGTTCCTCGGCGTCCTGCTGGTGCTGTGCGTGGGCCTGCTGGCGGTGCGCGGCCCCCTCCTGGTCCCGGAGGGCACGCTGGCCTCGCCGCTGTCGCGCGAGTCGAGCATCCTGGTGAACAACCTGGTGTTCGTGGCCATCACCTTCACGGTGCTGCTGGGCACGCTGTACCCGCTCATCTCCGAGGCGGTGCGCGGCGTGCGCGTCAGCGTGGGTGAGCCGTACTTCAACAAGATGGCAGTGCCGGGCGGCATCGCGGTGCTCTTCCTGATGGGCGTGGGCCCGGTGCTCCCCTGGGGCAAGCCGGATCCGGCCACGCTGCGCCGGCAGTTCATCATCCCCGCCGTGGTGGGGCTGGTGGTGACGGCGGTGTGCTTCGCGGTGGGCCTGCGCGGCGTGTACCCGCTGATGACCTTCGGGCTGGCGGGCTTCGTCACCGTCGTCACCCTGCGGGAGCTGGTGGCGCCGGTGCGGGTGCGCATGTCGGAGCGCAAGGAGGGCTTCGTCACCGCGCTCACGACGAGCGCGCTCAAGGCCCAGCGCCGCTTCGGCGGCTACGTGGTGCACCTGGGCATCGTGCTCATCATCGTCGCCGTGGCGGCGTCCTCCGCGTACGTGGAGCACACCTCCGGCACGCTGAAGAAGGGGCAGGTCATCGAGCTGGGCGGCTACCAGATGAAGTACCTGGGGCTGGTCAGCGGCGAGGAGGCCCACCGCACCTACGTGGCGGCGCGCGTGGAGGTGACGTCCCCCGGCGGCAAGGTGTCCGAGCTGAAGCCGCGCCTCAACTACTACGAGCGCAGCACGGACCCCATCGGCACCCCCGGCGTGCGCGAGACGCCGGCCGAGGACCTCTACATGTCGCTGATGGCCTTCTCCGAGCAGGCCGGCACGGCGAGCTTCAACGTCTGGGTCTTCCCGCTCGTCGGATGGATCTGGTGGAGCATCCCGCTGCTGGTGCTGGGCACCCTCATCGCGCTGTGGCCGCGCCGCAAGGCGGCCGTGGCCATGGCGGGCGCGCCGGCGGTGGGCGCGTCCCCGCTGACGGGTGGTGACGCCGAGCGAGGGGCCGCCTGA
- a CDS encoding heme exporter protein CcmD translates to MMTLSTQMLFILAAAPGQVGSGRIVGGWGYVWACYAITVAMLVLYAVSLWVRRPKAPTDAKE, encoded by the coding sequence ATGATGACGCTTTCCACGCAGATGCTCTTCATCCTCGCGGCGGCGCCCGGCCAGGTGGGCAGCGGCCGCATCGTCGGCGGCTGGGGCTATGTCTGGGCCTGCTACGCCATTACAGTCGCCATGCTGGTTCTCTACGCCGTGTCTCTCTGGGTTCGTCGGCCCAAGGCCCCCACCGACGCCAAGGAGTGA
- the ccsA gene encoding cytochrome c biogenesis protein CcsA — MGKFIKWGLPALALVVLAAGWWLGLAWAPPDREMGDVQRIMYVHVPLQWVAMVAMAVNFVAAITYLMKASWKLDATAEAAAEVGLVLGTAGMITGAIWGRPTWGVYWSWDPRLTSQAIMLVTYTGYLVLRRFVEDPEKRATWSAVVAIIGAINLPIVWFSVRWWRSLHQVQSTPKTVDPEMTLALRVSAFGMLFLTIWFLVQRYRQALAERQAEVALPDALPQDLSAAGGASSSRVA; from the coding sequence ATGGGAAAGTTCATCAAGTGGGGTCTGCCGGCGCTGGCGCTGGTCGTTCTCGCCGCGGGGTGGTGGCTCGGCCTGGCCTGGGCGCCACCGGACCGTGAGATGGGCGACGTGCAGCGCATCATGTACGTGCACGTGCCGCTCCAGTGGGTGGCCATGGTGGCCATGGCCGTCAACTTCGTGGCGGCCATCACCTACCTCATGAAGGCGAGCTGGAAGCTGGACGCCACCGCCGAGGCCGCCGCCGAGGTCGGCCTGGTGCTGGGCACCGCGGGCATGATTACGGGCGCCATCTGGGGCCGGCCGACCTGGGGCGTCTACTGGTCGTGGGATCCGCGCCTCACCTCGCAGGCCATCATGCTGGTGACGTACACCGGCTACCTGGTGCTGCGGCGCTTCGTGGAGGACCCGGAGAAGCGCGCCACCTGGAGCGCGGTGGTGGCCATCATCGGCGCCATCAACCTGCCCATCGTCTGGTTCTCCGTGCGGTGGTGGCGTAGCCTGCACCAGGTGCAGTCCACGCCGAAGACGGTGGACCCGGAGATGACGCTGGCCCTGCGCGTGTCGGCCTTCGGCATGCTGTTCCTCACCATCTGGTTCCTGGTGCAGCGCTACCGCCAGGCCCTGGCCGAGCGCCAGGCGGAGGTCGCCCTTCCGGACGCGCTGCCACAGGACCTCTCCGCCGCGGGCGGCGCCAGCTCCTCGAGGGTGGCCTGA
- a CDS encoding peptidoglycan-binding domain-containing protein, whose translation MKQRRLHLVLLDPQDVPYAETEYVLTVGRTEHCGRTAADGSLSHEVPGLAAGALRVKLPRPPAPPARRSAPPAAPKGAPPPYPPPITEEDFADPVPAAASEPVTLDWALQLQSLAGFEADALRAAQERLHNLGFSIEGERGAPGPSTRAAVRAFQRRHCLPETGQLADISRELIRLHDA comes from the coding sequence TTGAAGCAGCGACGGCTGCACCTGGTCCTGTTGGATCCACAGGATGTGCCCTACGCGGAGACTGAATATGTGCTCACCGTCGGCCGCACCGAGCACTGCGGCAGGACGGCGGCGGATGGCTCGCTGAGCCACGAAGTCCCGGGCCTCGCCGCCGGAGCGCTGCGGGTGAAGCTGCCCAGGCCGCCAGCACCGCCCGCCCGGCGGAGCGCGCCGCCCGCCGCCCCGAAGGGAGCGCCGCCGCCCTACCCGCCCCCCATCACGGAGGAGGACTTCGCGGACCCCGTGCCCGCCGCCGCGTCCGAGCCGGTGACGCTCGACTGGGCGCTGCAGCTCCAATCCCTCGCGGGCTTCGAAGCAGACGCCCTCCGGGCCGCCCAGGAGCGGCTGCACAACCTGGGCTTCTCCATCGAAGGTGAGCGCGGGGCGCCCGGGCCCTCGACGAGGGCCGCCGTGCGCGCGTTCCAGCGCCGCCATTGCCTGCCGGAGACGGGGCAGCTCGCGGACATCTCCCGCGAGCTCATCCGCCTGCACGACGCCTGA